One region of Bacillus pumilus genomic DNA includes:
- a CDS encoding 2-methylaconitate cis-trans isomerase PrpF family protein, with the protein MRKVPITIMRGGTSKGVFIQANNAPFEHDELEAFLLDIMGSPDRLQVDGIGGGNSLTSKVAIIDKATRPDVDVNYTFAQVSINERYVDFKGNCGNISSAVGPYAIIKGLVQAVEPITTVRILNTNTNKVITAEVEVENGEVKFEGQAEIPGVKGTGSPIYLSFENPEGAVTGKTFPTGNKIDTIQTKFGEIPISIVDIANPIAFVRAKDIQLKGTELPEEFTDELLDDLEEIRSIAAEMCHFAPKEMATLQSPAVPKLALISEPADYVDTNGILRRAADMDIIVRMLSMQRPHQALAITGSVCVTASCFLDETLPAQLFKGQDDTLRIGHPAGIMQTEIDISQNRVKVIRTAREILDGVVFTKQDYIVQPHIKREA; encoded by the coding sequence ATGAGAAAAGTTCCAATCACAATCATGCGAGGCGGTACAAGTAAAGGGGTATTCATTCAAGCAAACAATGCACCATTTGAACACGATGAGCTCGAGGCATTCCTACTAGACATTATGGGCAGCCCTGACCGGTTGCAGGTCGATGGAATCGGCGGCGGTAATTCTTTAACAAGCAAAGTGGCCATTATCGATAAAGCCACACGTCCAGATGTGGATGTGAACTATACGTTTGCACAAGTCAGCATCAATGAGAGATATGTCGACTTTAAAGGGAACTGCGGGAATATCTCATCAGCGGTTGGACCATACGCCATCATTAAAGGACTTGTTCAAGCGGTTGAGCCCATTACGACTGTACGTATCCTCAATACCAACACAAATAAAGTCATTACAGCAGAGGTCGAAGTCGAAAATGGAGAAGTGAAATTTGAGGGACAGGCAGAAATTCCAGGAGTAAAAGGGACAGGTTCTCCCATTTATTTATCTTTTGAAAATCCTGAAGGCGCTGTGACAGGTAAAACCTTTCCGACTGGAAACAAAATTGATACGATTCAAACAAAGTTTGGAGAGATTCCCATCTCGATCGTTGACATTGCAAATCCCATTGCCTTTGTTCGTGCCAAAGATATTCAATTAAAAGGAACTGAATTGCCTGAAGAGTTTACAGACGAATTACTGGATGATTTAGAAGAAATTCGTTCCATCGCTGCTGAAATGTGTCACTTTGCACCAAAAGAAATGGCGACATTACAGTCTCCAGCTGTTCCAAAGCTTGCGCTCATTAGCGAGCCTGCTGATTATGTAGATACTAATGGAATCTTGAGAAGAGCAGCCGATATGGACATCATCGTTCGTATGCTATCGATGCAAAGACCGCACCAAGCACTTGCCATTACCGGCTCTGTCTGCGTGACAGCCAGCTGTTTCTTGGATGAAACGCTTCCGGCTCAGCTGTTTAAAGGGCAAGATGACACACTTCGTATTGGGCATCCTGCTGGTATTATGCAAACTGAAATTGACATCTCTCAAAACAGAGTCAAAGTCATTCGAACCGCAAGAGAAATTCTAGACGGGGTTGTCTTTACGAAACAAGATTATATTGTGCAGCCTCATATTAAAAGAGAAGCCTGA